A single region of the Rhodococcus sp. W8901 genome encodes:
- a CDS encoding DUF7257 domain-containing protein, which yields MTSPDKSVPAGAYVGDAAASNNIGNLQKLTWEGARESMVSGVIGSFAGVTAIGGNWKAITDKSQSATTTAQTRSSEAKSTAASAQVVADANKATIEALKPPPPGEQLSGTTFSDDFERTALGSGYTTYKFGQVADLTIVSGQVQLNQQGDKGTGNVVALSKMVLRTDDQAVSAVMGRANQAGTVATSLFIRAAPDLATFVFADVLANEVRLGRGTRTTGLNYIRWGTAAVTVRTGDTVTLSAVGANYQVLINGVAVLAYNDSAKSSPVGVGNRSFGFDSQYYWSGLFGYFSFAVAALTASDLASRPVTGIGWALARISSTNALQPAGSRAVAAGTFDTVRNSSAVTVSALGLGQVQVPVSGWYRMSLGLTYAKALTTEIGADLWWAPSSGATWQQLRAGPKTVQLRIETTQSGVDGDGNPIYTTDYYGYASSVEATFVVYLPAGAVVAPGYSSNLNNNLVGSNTYFDGALINRA from the coding sequence CCTGGGAGGGTGCCCGCGAGTCGATGGTTTCCGGTGTCATCGGCTCGTTCGCGGGCGTGACCGCCATCGGCGGCAACTGGAAGGCGATCACCGACAAATCCCAATCCGCCACCACAACGGCGCAAACGCGGTCCTCCGAGGCCAAGTCCACCGCCGCCAGTGCGCAGGTGGTTGCCGATGCCAACAAAGCCACTATCGAGGCACTGAAACCGCCGCCGCCTGGCGAACAGCTCAGTGGCACCACGTTTTCTGATGACTTCGAGCGCACGGCGCTCGGATCCGGCTACACCACCTATAAATTCGGTCAAGTTGCAGACCTGACCATTGTCAGCGGTCAGGTTCAACTGAACCAGCAAGGTGACAAGGGCACCGGCAACGTCGTCGCACTGTCGAAGATGGTGCTGCGAACCGACGACCAAGCGGTCTCGGCGGTCATGGGCCGCGCGAATCAAGCCGGCACAGTCGCCACCTCGCTCTTCATTCGTGCCGCGCCCGACTTGGCCACCTTCGTCTTCGCCGACGTACTTGCCAATGAAGTGCGGCTCGGACGAGGCACCCGCACAACCGGGCTGAACTACATCCGATGGGGCACCGCGGCGGTTACCGTCCGAACCGGCGATACCGTCACCCTGAGCGCGGTCGGAGCGAACTACCAGGTGCTGATCAACGGGGTCGCTGTCTTGGCTTACAACGACAGTGCCAAGAGCTCACCCGTCGGGGTGGGGAACCGGTCTTTCGGATTCGACAGCCAGTACTACTGGTCGGGCTTGTTCGGGTATTTCTCCTTCGCCGTCGCCGCGTTGACGGCTAGCGATCTCGCGTCCCGGCCGGTCACCGGTATCGGCTGGGCGCTGGCCCGCATCAGTTCCACGAACGCGCTCCAGCCAGCGGGGTCCCGTGCCGTCGCGGCAGGTACCTTCGACACCGTTCGGAATAGCTCGGCAGTGACGGTCTCCGCCCTGGGGCTTGGACAAGTTCAGGTGCCGGTCTCAGGCTGGTACCGGATGAGCCTCGGCCTGACCTACGCCAAGGCGCTGACCACCGAGATCGGGGCCGACCTCTGGTGGGCCCCGAGCTCCGGCGCGACCTGGCAGCAGTTGCGCGCCGGGCCCAAGACCGTTCAGCTTCGGATCGAGACCACCCAAAGCGGCGTCGACGGTGACGGCAACCCGATATACACGACCGATTACTACGGGTACGCCTCGAGCGTCGAGGCGACGTTCGTCGTCTACCTGCCCGCGGGGGCAGTCGTCGCTCCTGGCTACAGCTCCAATCTCAACAACAATCTCGTCGGCTCCAACACCTATTTCGACGGGGCCCTGATCAACCGCGCCTAG